The following proteins are encoded in a genomic region of Acipenser ruthenus chromosome 4, fAciRut3.2 maternal haplotype, whole genome shotgun sequence:
- the LOC131737004 gene encoding TBC1 domain family member 2A-like gives MVRTVKMEQDCQVGKPMPAADPNLTSPDNHHDLTASAREEVESTKENEGDSTHMDQSNAQEKPVMKTKMEPSSTKLCGYLNKLGGPLKAWKARWFIFEEKKCQLYYYRTSQDVNPLGSIDLANATFGYPAQAQEETFQIQIPGRVVVLKVCLFKIKAIGNPLICEGT, from the coding sequence ATGGTGAGGACTGTTAAGATGGAGCAGGACTGTCAAGTCGGAAAACCCATGCCTGCAGCTGATCCCAATCTGACAAGCCCAGACAATCATCATGACCTCACTGCCAGTGCAAGAGAGGAAGTGGAAAGCACCAAGGAGAACGAGGGTGATTCCACACACATGGACCAGAGCAATGCCCAAGAGAAGCCAGTCATGAAAACTAAGATGGAACCCTCCTCCACAAAACTGTGTGGGTACCTGAACAAACTGGGGGGGCCCTTGAAGGCCTGGAAAGCCCGCTGGTTTATTTTCGAAGAGAAGAAGTGCCAGCTGTACTACTACAGAACGTCACAGGATGTCAATCCCTTGGGAAGCATTGACCTGGCTAACGCTACCTTTGGCTACCCGGCTCAAGCTCAGGAAGAGacctttcaaattcaaatcccaggacgggttgttgtgctgaaggtatgtctttttaaaattaaagcaatagGAAATCCCCTAATCTGTGAAGGTACGTGA